The Corynebacterium jeddahense genome has a window encoding:
- a CDS encoding ATP-binding protein codes for MALTDEDFDKLGSLRGMRVFAATIQEIVNDPSRDNDSFEDKIKEALEAQLTARDNKVIQTRLREAKLLGSTAALERFDAYPGRGVTQDRIDRLATCEWVDYGKDLIIVGATGTGKNFLAQALAVAACRKKLTTRYFRLNDLANDFDAAAEHPQARKQLLADLQAPALVVIDDFLATDVSAHALNQVFNLLVGREHASTVIASQHEPDYWYDVFSEAALADAVMSRLANHGSKLTLTGEDMRTRDDIKQERMGPATPKRLRQPQKP; via the coding sequence ATGGCGTTAACCGATGAAGATTTCGACAAGCTCGGCTCGCTGCGCGGCATGCGCGTGTTCGCCGCGACGATCCAAGAGATCGTCAACGACCCCTCGCGCGATAACGACTCCTTCGAAGACAAGATCAAAGAAGCCCTCGAAGCCCAACTCACCGCCCGCGACAACAAGGTCATCCAGACAAGGTTGCGTGAAGCGAAACTCCTTGGCTCAACCGCCGCACTCGAGCGCTTCGATGCCTATCCCGGCCGCGGTGTAACCCAAGACCGCATCGACCGGCTCGCCACCTGCGAATGGGTCGACTACGGCAAAGACCTCATCATCGTGGGAGCTACCGGCACCGGTAAAAACTTCCTCGCTCAAGCCCTGGCCGTCGCGGCGTGCCGCAAAAAGCTCACCACCCGCTACTTTAGGCTTAACGACCTAGCCAACGATTTCGACGCTGCGGCTGAGCATCCCCAGGCCCGCAAACAACTCCTCGCCGACTTGCAGGCCCCGGCACTTGTCGTCATCGATGACTTCCTCGCCACCGATGTCTCAGCGCACGCGTTGAACCAAGTGTTCAACCTGCTCGTCGGGCGTGAGCATGCCTCTACCGTGATCGCCAGCCAGCACGAACCCGATTACTGGTACGACGTCTTCTCCGAGGCAGCACTGGCAGACGCGGTGATGTCCCGTCTTGCCAACCACGGCTCGAAACTCACCCTGACGGGAGAAGACATGCGAACCCGCGACGACATCAAACAAGAAAGGATGGGCCCTGCCACACCCAAACGGCTACGTCAACCCCAGAAGCCGTAA